GGAGGCCAGCGCCTCCCTCGGCTCGACCGCCTGGCAGTCACTGAGGAAGGTACGGCTCCCGCTGGCCAAGCGGACCATCATCGTCGGCGTCAACCAGACCATCATGGCCGCGCTGTGCATGGTCACCATCGCCGCGCTGATCGACGCCCCCGGCCTGGGCAAGACCGTCGTCAAGGCGCTGGAGACCCTCGACGTCGGCAGTGCCTTCAACGCGGGCCTGGCCATCGTCGTCATGGCCATCGTGCTCGACCGGGTCACCTCCGCCGCGGGGCGCCGCGTCGAGATCCGGCACCGGGCCGGACGCTCGCGCGGACCCGGCCGCCGCCGCGCGGAGATCGGCGCGGTCCTGGCGGTCACCGGCGTGCTGGCCTACCTCTCCCACGTCTACGTGTGGGCCGCGGAGTTCCCGAGCGAGGCGAACATAGGACGGTACGTCCGTCAGGGGGTCGACGCGGCCACCCTGTGGGCGCAGGACAACCTCGCCGTCTACACCGGCGCGTTCAGGAACGCCGTCTCCTACGGCCTGCTCAACCCGTTCGAGGCGCTGCTCACCGGCTCGCCGTGGTGGCTGGTCGGCGCCGTGCTGATCGCGTTCGCCGCGATCCTGTCGAACGTCAGGGTCGTGCTCGTCACCGCGGTCTGCGTCGCCCTGCTCGTCGGGCTCGGCCTGTGGCAGGACAGCATGGTGACGCTCGCCTCGACGCTCGTGGCCACCGTCCTGGTGATGGTCCTCGGAGTGGTGGTCGGCGTCTGGATGGGGCGCAGCGACCGCGTCGACCAAGTGGTGCGGCCCGTCCTCGACGCCGGGCAGACCATGCCGCCGTTCGTCTACCTGGTGCCGATCCTCGGCCTGTTCGGCGCCACCCGGATCACCGCGATCATCGCCGCGGTCGTCTACGCCGCCCCGGTGGCGGTCAAACTCACCGCGGACGGCATCCGCGGCGTGGCGCCGAGCGCGGTGGAGGCCGCCACGGCCGCGGGTTCCAGCACCTGGCAGCTCATCACCAAGGTGCAGCTGCCGATGGCGCGCAGCGCGCTCACCCTCGCCGCGAGCCAGGGGCTCATCTACGTGCTCGCCATGGTCGTCGTCGGCGGCCTGGTCGGCGCGGGCGCGCTCGGCTACGACGTGGTGGCGGGCTTCTCCCAGCTGCAGCTGCGGGGCAAGGGACTCGCCGCGGGCGTGGCGATCGTCGTACTCGGGATCATGCTGGAGCGCATCACCAGGACGGCGGCACGGCGGGCCGACGCCGAGGCGCACGGCGCCCGTTGAGAACTTGAAAGCAGCGAGAAGCAGGGAGAGACGTACCGAGAAACCGGGCGCGGCCGGACACCCGCCGGGCGGAACCGAACACGGCACACGACACCAATACAGGAGGACCTGGTGACAGTTTCGAGGATCGGGCGACCGCGGGCGATGGCGCTCCTGGTCGCGACCGGCCTCCTCGTCTCCGCGTGCGGCGGGGCGAAGGTCGGCGAGAGCGACGGAGGGGCCGCCCCGGCAGCCTCGAGCGCGGACGGCAAGAAGGAGTGCGGCACGGTCAACATCGCCATCAACCCGTGGGTCGGGTACGAGGCGACCGCGGCGGTCATCGCCCACGTGGCCGAGAAGGACCTCGGCTGCTCGGTCACCAAGAAGGACCTCAAGGAGGAGATCGCCTGGCAGGGCTTCGCCACCGGCGAGGTCGACGCGATCGTGGAGAACTGGGCCCACGACGACCTGAAGAAGAAGTACATCGAGGACCAGAAGGTCGCCGTCTCGGCCGGATCGACGGGCAACAAGGGCGTCATCGGCTGGTACGTGCCGCCGT
This region of Streptosporangium sp. NBC_01495 genomic DNA includes:
- a CDS encoding ABC transporter permease; amino-acid sequence: MATQATPAGGLRRLPAWPRRYLLAAVVAAWVLIWVFVQGRDTFQLGGAELTPLHVRINEGSEVIDNSRNDNPFFLYFINYIRLFLDESVTFVQALISRPSFGRPLPVVGWLGVVAFATAIALLWGNLRVALLTAIGFASFGLLGLWEESMDTLALTLAAVALSLLIGIPLGVWAGVNDRFNRLVTPLLDFMQTMPTFVYLAPLTLFFLIGPASATVATVIYAVPPAIRITAHGIREVRPATLEASASLGSTAWQSLRKVRLPLAKRTIIVGVNQTIMAALCMVTIAALIDAPGLGKTVVKALETLDVGSAFNAGLAIVVMAIVLDRVTSAAGRRVEIRHRAGRSRGPGRRRAEIGAVLAVTGVLAYLSHVYVWAAEFPSEANIGRYVRQGVDAATLWAQDNLAVYTGAFRNAVSYGLLNPFEALLTGSPWWLVGAVLIAFAAILSNVRVVLVTAVCVALLVGLGLWQDSMVTLASTLVATVLVMVLGVVVGVWMGRSDRVDQVVRPVLDAGQTMPPFVYLVPILGLFGATRITAIIAAVVYAAPVAVKLTADGIRGVAPSAVEAATAAGSSTWQLITKVQLPMARSALTLAASQGLIYVLAMVVVGGLVGAGALGYDVVAGFSQLQLRGKGLAAGVAIVVLGIMLERITRTAARRADAEAHGAR